Genomic segment of Geitlerinema sp. PCC 9228:
GGCGGTTCCTTTGTGGGAACCACAGCCGTGACAATTGAATTTCCCGATGGTCGGGTTTACAGCGCCAGCGAACCGGCCACTTCAGCTAGCTTAAGCATCAACATTCCCCTAGGTTTGCAGTGGGGAAATCGGCCGGGGGTCTTAGCGGTCCAACCCGGTGCCAACCTGCAAGTTTCCCCCAGTCAAACCCTAGCTGTCATTGGCAGCGACGTTACGTTGACAGGCGGGCGTTTGGCTGCAGCTAACGGACACATTGAAGTGGGCAGCGTAGGGAGCGCCGCTTCGGTAGCTATGATTCCCACCGCCAGTGGGTTTCGCTTCGACTACAGCAGCACAAACAGCTTTGGCGATATTGCCCTTTCCCAACAAAGTGCGATCGACACCAGCGGCATTGGCAGCGGCAGCATACAGTTAGTGGGGAACCGCATTGCCATCCTCGATGGATCGCAGGTGGTAGGCACTACCCAAGGCAACCTCGACGGTAGCGATTTGACCCTACAAGCGACAGATACCCTGACCGTAGCTGGCGGCAGTTCGATTTCCACCCAAACCATCGGCAGCGGTCGGGGTGGCAATATCACCGTAGAAGCACCGGCCATGGCTTTGCAAGGAGGGTCTACGGTTTCCACTGGCACCAGAGGGGCTGGCGAGGGCGGCCATCTCACCATTCGTGCTCGGGAAGCTGTTGCCCTCAGGGGAATGGATCCGAACCACTTCACCAGCTTGTCGAGCGATACGGCCGGAGCTGGTACGGGCGGAAATATCGATATAGAAACGGGGGAATTGCTGCTGCAGGGCACTGCTATTATTTCGGCAACGGCGCTGGCAACTGGGGCAGGGGGCGATATCAACGTGCGTGCGCAACAGGGCATCACCGCTGCTGGTACTGGCTTTGAGAGTTTGGATTTGTTTTTGCGGGCCGCTCTTTCTGGCGAACTGCCACCCACGGCGCGTCTGGGCGGTTTGGCTACGGGGACCCAAGGACTGGCACCCAGCGGCAACATTACCCTGAATACCAACGGTGACCTACGAGTGCTGGCGGGGGCTAACCTCTACAGTCCCACCTTCGGCAGGGCACCAGGGGGCAACATCAAGGTTCGCGCTGGGGATACTGTGGAAACCACGGGGGCTGGCATGCTGACGCCAACCCTTGGCGGTACTGGCGCTGCCGGTACCATTACGATCGATGCCAATCAATTGCTGGTGCAAGATGGGGCAGTTATTTCCAGTGCTACCTTAAGCAACGGACCGGGGGGCGATGTCATCGTACGGGCTGGGGAATTGGTGTCGCTGAACCGCAACCGTCCCGGTGCTTTTCTGCCGACGGGGATTTTTAACAATAGCATTATCGGCATGGGAGAAGGGGGCGATATTTTTATTCAGACGCGCCGTTTCGTCGAACGTGGCGGCAGTTTGGTGGTTACCAACAGCGGCGTGGCTTTGCCTACTACGGTCATTCGTATGGGTGGACCTGGGGGCGATATTACGATTAACGCGAGCGAATCGGTGGAAATTTCTGGAACTTCTGCCGATGGAATGGTTACCAGCGGACCGGGAACCACCAGTTTTGGACCTTCCCCGGCGGGGGATTTGACGATTAACACCAAACGGTTTGTGGCTACCGGAGGTGCGATTATTTCCAGTGCTACCCTTGGTGGGGGCGATGGCGGCCGCTTGACGGTGAATGCTTCCGAGTCGGTGGAAATACGCGGTACTTCACAGATGACTGGGTTGCCCACCACTTTGGTGACTTCTTCCGGTCGGGTGGATATTCCCCAAGCGATCGCGATGGGCAATGGTGGAAATTTGACGGTGAGTACCGATCGCTTGTTGGTGGCAGATGGGGCAACGGTGGCAGTGGATAGTTTTGGACCTGGGGATGCGGGAACGTTATCCGCGATCGCGGATACGGTGGAATTGCAAGATGGGGGCAGTTTAAATGCTTCTACTGAAGCAGGGGCAGGGGGAAATATTCGCTTGGATACGGATGCTTTGGCGTTGCGTCGGGGCAGTCGCATCAATACTAATGCTGGTAATGCCGATGGTGGCAATATTCAAATCGAGGCGGAGACGATTTGGGCGTTGGGAAACAGCGATATTACCGCCAATGCTGCCCAAGGGCGCGGTGGTAGGGTGGAAATTACTGCGGAAACGATTTTGGGAACCCAATTTCGCGAACGCACCACCGACCAAAGTGATATTACCGCCACCTCAGAACTCGGGTCGCAGTTCGACGGCACCGTCAGCATCGATACGCCGGAAATTGACCCCACGTCGGGCTTTTTGCAGGGGGAGGCTAGTATCAAACAGCAACCGCCCATTATTGCCTCGGCTTGCGATAGTGCGGCGGACAGCGAATTTATTATCTCCGGCAAGCAGCAGTTGCCCCCAGCCCCTGCGGAACTGGCCAACCAACCTTCTAGTTGGCTTGACTGGCGCTTGAACGGGGAAGATGTCGCTTGGGCGGAATCCCCAAACTCCCTGACACCAACGATGGGGGATGCCAGGCAACCCCTGGTGGAAGCCACAGGCTGGGTCAAAGATGAAAACGGTGTGGTGAAGTTGGTTGCCCCTACCGATGGGCATCACCGAGGTGCTTCACGAAGCACGGGTGCTTCACGAAGCACGGGTGCTTCACGAAGCACG
This window contains:
- a CDS encoding filamentous hemagglutinin N-terminal domain-containing protein, translating into MKSPDFSFPRTCFAVAGWSVCWWISVGSVANTQILPDNTLPQNSTVRNENHTLTIDGGTPAGSNLFHSFREFSIPRGQLVKFENAAAIRNIITRVTGDRPSSIDGTLAANGTANLFLLNPNGLVFGENARLDIGGSFVGTTAVTIEFPDGRVYSASEPATSASLSINIPLGLQWGNRPGVLAVQPGANLQVSPSQTLAVIGSDVTLTGGRLAAANGHIEVGSVGSAASVAMIPTASGFRFDYSSTNSFGDIALSQQSAIDTSGIGSGSIQLVGNRIAILDGSQVVGTTQGNLDGSDLTLQATDTLTVAGGSSISTQTIGSGRGGNITVEAPAMALQGGSTVSTGTRGAGEGGHLTIRAREAVALRGMDPNHFTSLSSDTAGAGTGGNIDIETGELLLQGTAIISATALATGAGGDINVRAQQGITAAGTGFESLDLFLRAALSGELPPTARLGGLATGTQGLAPSGNITLNTNGDLRVLAGANLYSPTFGRAPGGNIKVRAGDTVETTGAGMLTPTLGGTGAAGTITIDANQLLVQDGAVISSATLSNGPGGDVIVRAGELVSLNRNRPGAFLPTGIFNNSIIGMGEGGDIFIQTRRFVERGGSLVVTNSGVALPTTVIRMGGPGGDITINASESVEISGTSADGMVTSGPGTTSFGPSPAGDLTINTKRFVATGGAIISSATLGGGDGGRLTVNASESVEIRGTSQMTGLPTTLVTSSGRVDIPQAIAMGNGGNLTVSTDRLLVADGATVAVDSFGPGDAGTLSAIADTVELQDGGSLNASTEAGAGGNIRLDTDALALRRGSRINTNAGNADGGNIQIEAETIWALGNSDITANAAQGRGGRVEITAETILGTQFRERTTDQSDITATSELGSQFDGTVSIDTPEIDPTSGFLQGEASIKQQPPIIASACDSAADSEFIISGKQQLPPAPAELANQPSSWLDWRLNGEDVAWAESPNSLTPTMGDARQPLVEATGWVKDENGVVKLVAPTDGHHRGASRSTGASRSTGASRSTGASRSTPTVHGSTFGRGCSRWSDRV